A genomic window from Caballeronia sp. SBC1 includes:
- a CDS encoding nitrate/nitrite transporter → MTSSVRLRVFFLFSAGYFVSYVFRGVNLGFAPYITHDLGLSGADLGLLTSLYFLGFAAAQIPVGILLDRFGPRRATAGMLLFAALGIGVFGAAHGIGAMMLGRLLIGVGVSVCMSAAFKALAQILPVAQLPMVNGLVMAVGGLGGVVVGSPLALLLGVTDWRNVCYGLVAMTLAVAAAIFLFAPEHRDGVHRKADMLTQFQGTLRILRSGAFWKIASFSVATQGVFYAMQSLWIRPYLLDVMGLSAQYAAVLVSVLGIAMMIGCVGFGVAARGLQKRGVTVYAFCGFGMALFVLVQVLMLVRAPISPALLIACYGVFGGTGILSYAVMAEYFPTHMIGRAHSTLTLVLFILIFGLQVGIGAMLSRWPAQGGHYPATAHLSAWGVLIALQIASAIWYVLPSSVLEKRGGVAS, encoded by the coding sequence ATGACGTCTTCCGTTCGGCTTCGCGTCTTTTTTCTGTTTTCCGCCGGATATTTCGTCTCGTACGTCTTCCGTGGGGTGAATCTCGGCTTCGCTCCCTACATTACGCACGATCTGGGTTTGTCGGGGGCAGATCTCGGCTTGCTCACGTCGTTGTACTTTCTTGGTTTTGCGGCGGCGCAAATTCCCGTGGGCATCTTGCTCGATCGCTTTGGCCCGCGCCGGGCCACTGCGGGAATGCTGTTGTTCGCGGCGCTAGGGATCGGTGTGTTCGGCGCGGCGCACGGCATCGGCGCCATGATGCTGGGGCGGTTGCTGATTGGCGTGGGCGTGTCCGTCTGCATGAGCGCGGCTTTCAAGGCGCTCGCGCAAATCCTGCCCGTGGCACAACTTCCGATGGTCAACGGTCTCGTGATGGCGGTCGGTGGCCTCGGTGGTGTGGTGGTCGGCTCGCCGCTCGCCCTGCTGCTCGGGGTGACCGACTGGCGCAACGTCTGCTACGGTCTCGTCGCGATGACCCTCGCGGTCGCGGCAGCCATCTTTCTTTTTGCACCGGAACATCGAGACGGCGTGCATCGAAAAGCCGACATGCTCACTCAGTTCCAGGGCACGTTGCGCATTCTGCGCAGCGGTGCGTTCTGGAAGATCGCGTCGTTTTCGGTCGCTACACAAGGCGTTTTCTACGCCATGCAGTCGCTATGGATCAGGCCCTACCTTCTCGATGTCATGGGCCTGAGCGCGCAATACGCCGCGGTGCTGGTATCGGTGCTCGGCATCGCGATGATGATCGGCTGTGTTGGTTTTGGCGTGGCGGCGCGCGGTCTGCAGAAACGCGGCGTCACGGTCTACGCGTTTTGCGGCTTCGGCATGGCGCTGTTCGTACTGGTCCAGGTGCTGATGCTCGTGCGTGCGCCGATATCTCCGGCCTTGCTGATCGCTTGTTACGGCGTGTTCGGCGGAACCGGCATTCTGAGCTACGCGGTGATGGCCGAATATTTCCCGACCCACATGATTGGCCGCGCGCACAGCACGCTCACGCTTGTCCTGTTCATCCTGATCTTCGGCTTGCAAGTGGGCATAGGGGCCATGCTGTCCCGCTGGCCGGCCCAAGGTGGCCACTATCCCGCCACGGCGCATCTGAGCGCGTGGGGCGTGTTGATCGCGCTGCAGATCGCCAGCGCCATCTGGTACGTCCTGCCAAGCAGCGTTCTCGAAAAGCGTGGCGGCGTGGCGTCATGA
- a CDS encoding transglycosylase SLT domain-containing protein: MRLILSALLVLTLAACASQGPTATNSLSSLPSAQNQQAVADTIRKTAAAKETINVDKTSLDSLSGPDGDLWGRIRRGFQIPDLQSDLVDMQVNWYAQRPDYVERMTGRSQKYLYHIVEELEQRHMPTELALLPFIESAYNPQALSVAKAAGMWQFVPGTGRDYNLKQNMFQDERRDVLASTSAALDYLSRLHDMFGDWDLALAAYNWGEGNVQKAIAKNEAMGLPTDYQSLRMPNETRNYVPKLQAVKNIVSNPQMYGLTLPDIPNHPYFVTVTTSRDMDVTMAAKLAGMTVEEFRSLNPSFAKPVILGATSPQILLPFDNASAFQKNLKSYSGQLSSWTTYTVSERATPAVIAQKIGVDADTLMSVNRIPAGMRLKAGSTIVVPRSDDDDEDISADVAESAMLAVEPDVPDTRKMLIRVRRAQPMSTFADRYNVSISQVKSWNRTHRDSVLPGQLIVLHVPVGRAVPAEPGPVRVETVAATSRNRGGVTKIGTHVPESRSTAHTARGGKASAPAKVTRVTEKFSAPSKTVKSVAVKPAAVSKTTKSTKSTDKKKK; the protein is encoded by the coding sequence ATGCGATTGATTTTAAGCGCGCTCCTCGTCCTGACATTGGCTGCTTGTGCCAGCCAGGGACCGACAGCGACCAACTCCCTTTCTTCACTTCCTTCCGCTCAGAATCAGCAAGCCGTAGCAGACACGATCCGCAAGACTGCCGCCGCCAAGGAAACGATCAACGTCGACAAGACGTCGCTCGATTCACTTAGCGGACCCGACGGCGATTTGTGGGGCCGTATCCGCCGTGGTTTTCAGATTCCCGATTTGCAAAGCGACCTGGTCGACATGCAGGTCAACTGGTACGCGCAACGACCGGATTACGTCGAGCGCATGACTGGGCGCTCGCAAAAATACCTGTATCACATCGTCGAGGAACTCGAGCAGCGGCACATGCCGACCGAACTCGCGTTGCTGCCGTTTATCGAATCGGCCTACAACCCGCAGGCGCTATCGGTCGCGAAGGCCGCGGGCATGTGGCAGTTCGTGCCGGGTACGGGCCGCGACTACAACCTGAAGCAGAACATGTTTCAGGATGAGCGGCGCGACGTGCTCGCGTCTACCAGCGCGGCGCTCGACTATCTTTCGCGCCTCCACGACATGTTCGGCGACTGGGATCTGGCGCTCGCCGCGTATAACTGGGGCGAGGGCAACGTGCAGAAGGCGATCGCCAAGAACGAGGCGATGGGCCTGCCGACGGACTATCAAAGCCTGCGGATGCCGAACGAGACGCGCAACTACGTCCCGAAGCTGCAGGCGGTGAAGAACATTGTCTCCAATCCGCAAATGTACGGGCTGACGCTTCCTGACATCCCGAATCACCCGTATTTCGTGACGGTTACCACGTCGCGCGACATGGACGTGACCATGGCGGCCAAGCTCGCGGGCATGACGGTGGAGGAGTTCCGCTCGCTTAATCCATCGTTTGCGAAGCCGGTGATTCTCGGCGCAACGAGTCCGCAGATTTTGCTGCCCTTCGATAACGCCAGCGCCTTCCAGAAGAACCTGAAGTCGTATTCGGGCCAGTTGTCGTCGTGGACGACCTATACGGTGAGCGAACGGGCAACGCCCGCTGTCATCGCGCAGAAAATTGGCGTGGACGCGGATACGCTGATGTCGGTGAACCGCATTCCAGCCGGCATGCGGTTGAAAGCGGGCTCGACCATCGTGGTGCCGCGCAGCGATGACGACGACGAGGACATCAGCGCCGACGTCGCCGAAAGCGCCATGCTGGCGGTTGAGCCGGACGTTCCCGATACCCGCAAGATGCTGATCCGCGTTCGCCGCGCGCAACCCATGTCGACTTTCGCCGATCGGTACAACGTGTCGATCTCGCAGGTTAAAAGCTGGAACCGGACTCACCGCGATTCCGTATTGCCCGGTCAGTTGATCGTGCTGCACGTGCCGGTCGGGCGCGCTGTCCCGGCAGAACCCGGTCCGGTGCGCGTGGAAACGGTGGCTGCGACCAGCCGGAACAGGGGTGGCGTGACCAAGATCGGCACGCACGTGCCGGAATCGAGGAGCACGGCGCACACGGCGCGTGGCGGTAAGGCCAGTGCCCCGGCCAAGGTGACTCGCGTAACTGAAAAATTCAGCGCGCCGTCCAAAACGGTCAAATCGGTGGCGGTAAAGCCCGCAGCAGTATCGAAAACCACGAAATCAACCAAGTCGACAGATAAAAAGAAGAAGTAA
- the gloB gene encoding hydroxyacylglutathione hydrolase, translating to MKTLEYVPVPAFEDNYIWLVSDGQNAVVVDPGDAAPVEAYLTKRGWRLTAILLTHHHHDHVGGVAKLLVSRSADGEIPVIGPAGEAIEHLTRRVKQGDHVSIASPALECSVIDVPGHTAGHIAYFQPGDPQGTPHLFCGDTLFASGCGRLFEGTAQQMLSSLDALAALPDATLVHCAHEYTLSNIRFARAAEPDNAALAQWQKDAEGLRARNQPTIPTTLLHERNANPFLRVGEKSVQATLAAQFERPVRDRLDAFTLMRGWKDKFR from the coding sequence ATGAAAACGCTTGAGTACGTGCCGGTTCCGGCGTTCGAAGACAACTACATCTGGCTGGTGTCGGACGGGCAAAATGCCGTCGTGGTCGATCCTGGCGACGCCGCGCCCGTCGAAGCCTATTTGACGAAACGCGGTTGGCGGCTAACCGCCATTTTACTCACGCACCACCATCACGACCACGTCGGCGGCGTCGCAAAACTGCTCGTTAGCCGATCAGCCGATGGAGAAATCCCGGTGATCGGCCCGGCTGGCGAGGCTATCGAGCATCTGACGCGACGCGTGAAGCAGGGCGATCACGTCAGTATCGCGAGTCCGGCGCTGGAATGCTCGGTTATCGACGTACCGGGGCACACCGCCGGGCACATAGCGTACTTCCAGCCGGGCGATCCACAAGGGACGCCGCATCTCTTTTGCGGCGACACCTTGTTCGCGAGCGGTTGCGGCCGGCTGTTCGAAGGCACGGCGCAACAAATGCTGAGTTCGCTCGATGCGCTCGCCGCACTCCCTGACGCCACGCTGGTTCATTGTGCCCACGAATATACCCTGTCGAATATCCGCTTTGCCCGGGCGGCCGAGCCGGACAACGCCGCGTTGGCGCAATGGCAGAAGGACGCGGAGGGCTTGCGCGCCCGTAACCAGCCGACCATTCCGACTACGCTCCTGCACGAACGAAACGCAAATCCGTTCCTGCGCGTAGGCGAAAAAAGCGTGCAGGCCACGCTTGCCGCTCAGTTCGAGCGCCCGGTGCGGGACCGGCTCGACGCGTTCACGCTGATGCGCGGCTGGAAAGATAAATTTCGCTAA
- a CDS encoding class I SAM-dependent methyltransferase, producing MSERTIIDWPAWTLSAPGRYVLEWEQAQLDRVVSDIFGYHALQLGLPGLDALRENRMPYRGLVLDTASAASAPFTLPPPVLADARPGVTSLPSASRGLHAPEGRSAVWCDLLDLPFEAQSVDLLVMPHTLEFTSDPHRLLREAERVLMPEGQLIILGFNSLSLWGARQSLGKVAGKPFVPSAHEMIAFTRIKDWIKLLGFDLERGRFGCYRPPLLTEQWLARYQFMEAAGDRWWPIFGAAYMITAIKRVRGMRLIGPRKLKKPALAPGLAPVATPHTRNEH from the coding sequence ATGTCAGAGCGAACAATTATAGACTGGCCCGCCTGGACACTTTCCGCGCCTGGCCGCTATGTGCTCGAGTGGGAGCAGGCACAGCTTGATCGCGTGGTGTCGGATATTTTCGGCTATCACGCGCTGCAACTCGGCCTGCCGGGGCTCGACGCATTGCGCGAGAACCGCATGCCGTATCGCGGCCTCGTGCTTGATACCGCCAGCGCCGCCAGCGCGCCTTTCACGCTGCCCCCGCCAGTCTTGGCCGACGCGCGGCCGGGCGTGACGTCGCTGCCGTCCGCGAGCCGAGGCTTGCACGCGCCGGAAGGACGCAGCGCCGTGTGGTGCGATCTGCTCGACTTGCCGTTCGAAGCGCAAAGCGTCGACCTGCTGGTCATGCCGCATACGCTGGAATTCACGAGCGACCCGCACCGGTTGCTCAGAGAAGCCGAACGTGTGCTGATGCCTGAAGGACAGTTGATCATCCTCGGCTTCAATTCCCTGAGCCTGTGGGGAGCACGGCAATCGCTCGGCAAGGTTGCGGGCAAGCCGTTTGTCCCGTCCGCGCACGAAATGATCGCGTTCACGCGGATCAAGGACTGGATCAAGCTGCTCGGGTTCGACCTTGAACGCGGGCGCTTCGGCTGCTATCGTCCGCCTCTCCTGACCGAACAGTGGCTGGCGCGCTATCAGTTCATGGAAGCCGCTGGCGACCGCTGGTGGCCCATTTTCGGCGCCGCCTACATGATCACGGCCATCAAGCGCGTGCGCGGCATGCGCCTGATCGGGCCGCGCAAGCTGAAAAAACCTGCCCTCGCACCGGGCCTCGCCCCGGTCGCCACGCCGCATACACGCAACGAGCATTGA
- the rnhA gene encoding ribonuclease HI → MTLDTTDKVIDIYTDGACKGNPGPGGWGALLRFGDQEKELFGGETPTTNNRMELMGVISALEALKRPCRVVIHTDSQYVQKGISEWIHGWKKKNWMTAAKTPVKNADLWKRLDALVVQHQIEWRWVKGHSGHPENERADALANRGVTSLAEG, encoded by the coding sequence ATGACCTTAGACACCACAGACAAAGTAATCGACATTTATACCGACGGCGCCTGCAAAGGCAATCCTGGCCCCGGTGGCTGGGGCGCACTCCTGCGTTTCGGCGATCAGGAAAAGGAATTGTTCGGTGGCGAAACGCCGACGACCAACAACCGGATGGAACTCATGGGCGTGATTTCGGCGCTCGAAGCGCTCAAGCGGCCGTGTCGCGTGGTCATTCACACCGACTCGCAATATGTCCAGAAGGGCATCAGCGAATGGATCCACGGCTGGAAAAAGAAGAACTGGATGACAGCCGCGAAAACGCCCGTCAAGAATGCGGATTTGTGGAAACGGCTCGATGCGCTGGTTGTTCAGCATCAGATTGAATGGCGCTGGGTGAAAGGCCATTCGGGCCATCCCGAAAATGAACGCGCCGACGCGCTCGCGAATCGCGGCGTCACTTCACTCGCCGAAGGTTAA